The genomic region CGCCAAGGAAAAGGGGAGGCCCGAGTTCGCAGCCGTCGAGGCGCGGATGGGCAGCCCCCGGCACAAGGATGTGCCGCCGGGCAACCACGCCGTTCCGCAGGCGGTTTTTCCGACGATGTCCCGCCACGCACCGCGACGCACTGCCGTTTCGTACGGCGGTGGCGTCGACGCAGTGTCCGCGACACCCGCCCGCGTTTGCCGCGCGGCGCGACCGATCCCCCGCTGTCGTGCGACCGGCGCTGCCGGCTGCCGCTGCATTCCACCGTGACTGTCCCACCATCCCTGTCCAAGGAGAGACCCATGCAATTGTTCAAGACCGAAATGATGTTCATGCACCCGCCTCGAACCCGGCCCGTCTACGGATCGCGTTCGAAGCGTGTTCTGCGCTATGGCCGCGGTTTGCCGGTGCGTGCCGACCTCGCCGCGTTGCCGTGCGTCCGCAGGATCGAAACACCGCTGGCAGAGCGGCAGGCCGAGGCGTCGCCGCAAGCGTTCGATGTCGATCGGGCCGCGTAGCCGCAACGTGTTTCGATGCCAACAAAAAGGCCGCCCTCCCGGGCGGCCTTTTCGCATGCGTCGTGCGTACGATAACGATCAGAGATGCTTGATGATCTCGTCCGCGAACCCGCTGCACTTCACTTCGGTGGCGCCTTCCATCAGGCGCGCGAAGTCGTAGGTCACGTTCTTGCTGGCGATCGCACCGTCCATCGCCTTGATGATCGCGTCCGCAGCCTCGGTCCAGCCGAGGTAGCGCAGCATCATCTCGCCCGACAGGATCACCGAACCCGGGTTGACCTTGTCCAGATCGGCGTACTTCGGCGCGGTGCCATGGGTGGCTTCGAATACCGCATGGCCGGTGACGTAGTTGATGTTCGCGCCGGGTGCGATGCCGATGCCGCCGACCTGCGCGGCGAGCGCGTCGGACAGATAGTCGCCGTTGAGATTGAGCGTGGCCGACACGTCGTATTCGCGCGGACGCAGCAGGATCTGCTGCAGGAAGGCGTCGGCGATGGCGTCCTTGATGATCAGGCCCGCGCCGGGCTTGCCTTCGGGAATCACGTGCCACGGGCCGCCGTCGAGTTCGACCGCGCCGTAGAAATCGCGCGCGACCTGATAGCCGAAGTCGCGGAACGCGCCCTCGGTGAACTTCATGATGTTGCCCTTGTGGACCAGGGTCACCGACTTGCGCTTGTTCTGGATCGCGTAGCCGATCGCGCTGTGCACCAGGCGCTCGGTGCCGAGATACGACACCGGCTTGATGCCCACGCCCACCTGCACCGGCAGATCGCGCGCCGGGGCGCCGATGCCTTCCAGCGCCTTGTTCCACGCGTCGCCCTTGGCCTTGGTGCCGAAGCGGATCTTGTCGAAGCCCTTCGGGAATTCCTTCTCCAGGAAATCCAGGATCTTCTGCGCGTCGGCCGAACCGGGTTCGAATTCGATACCGGCGTAGATGTCCTCGGTGTTCTCGCGGAAGATCACCATGTCCACATCGCCCGGCTTCTTCACCGGCGAAGGCACGCCCTCGAACCAGCGCACCGGGCGCAGGCAGACGTACAGATCGAGCATCTGCCGCAGCGCCACGTTGAGCGAGCGGATGCCGCCGCCGACCGGCGTGGTCAGCGGGCCCTTGATGCTGACCAGGTATTCGCGGCAGGCCTCGACGGTGGCGTCGGGCAGCCAGTTGCCGGTGGCGTTGAAGGCCTTCTCGCCGGCCAGCACTTCCATCCATTCCAGCTTGCGCTGGCCGCCGTAGGCCTTGGCCACGGCCGCGTCCAGCACGCGCACGCTGGCACGCCAGATATCGGGGCCGGTGCCGTCGCCTTCGATGAAGGGGATGATCGGGCGGTCCGGGACGTTCAGCCCGGTCGGTGATTTGGTGATCCTGGCGCCGCCTGCGGGGGCCGTGGGGGTGAAGTCGACCATTCACTGTCTCCATGAAGGCCGACAGAAGCGCCGGCCAAGGCGGCCATTGTCGCGGGTCCGGTGGGTGGGGGAAAGAGCCGGCAGGGACTCTGCGGGCGGCAGCTGACTTCCGGCACGGGAGATGATTGCGATTTCGGAGAACGATGGTGCGTCCACCCGCCAGGTTGCCCCGCATGAGCCCCACCGTATGAATCTCGACCGTCGCGATCTCTTGAAGCTTGGCGCGTTGGCATTCGCCGCCGTCACCACCCGGGCACACGCCATGACCGAAGACAACGTCGCCGCACCGCGCGCCGCAAAGGCGCTGGACCTCCTGATCCTCGGCGGCACCGGACTGACCGGCCCGCATCAGGTGCGTTACGCATTGGCGCGCGGGCATCGGGTGACCATCTTCAATCGTGGCCGCAAGCAGCCGGAATGGCTGGGGCAGGTCGAACAACTGCTGGGCGATCGCGATACCAGCGACTACGCATCGATCGAAGCCGAAGTCGCCAAGGGCCGGCGCTGGGACGCGGTCATCGACAACCCCAGCAGCGTCCCCGCGTGGATCCGCGACGCGGCGAACGTGCTCAAGGGCCATGTCGGCGGCTACACGATGATCTCCAGCATTTCGGCCTACGCCGAAAACGAAACGCCCGGCCAGGACGAAACCGCCGCGCTGGCCACGTTCGAAGGCGATGCGCTGAAGGAAACCAACGCCAGCCTGCGCGCCGACATGACCAAGTACGCCGGGCTGAAAGCGGCGGCCGAAGCGGAAACGCGCAAACACTTCGGCGACCGCACGACCATCGTGCGCCCGGGCCTGATCGTCGGTCCCGGCGACGACACCGACCGCTTCACCTACTGGCTGCTGCGTCTGGCGCGCGGCGGCGAAGTGCTGTGCCCCGGCGACGGCCGCGACCCGGTGACCTTCATCGATGCCCGCGACCTGGGCGAATGGATGATCCGTCTCGCCGAGAACAACACGCGCGGCGTGTTCAATGCCTTCGGCCCGGATTACGACCTCGACATGGCCGCGCTGCTGTACGGCATTCGCGCATCGACCACGCAGGGTGCGAAGCTCACCTTCGTGCCGGCGGATTTTCTCGAAGCGCAGAACGTTTCGGCATGGGGCGATATGCCGGTGTGGGTACCCAACAGCGGCGACAGCGCCGGCTTCCATACGCGCAGCAATGCGAAAGCGGTTTCTGCCGGGCTGACGTTCCGCAGCATTGCCGATACGACTGCTGCGACGTTGGCGTGGTTTGCCGCACAGCCGGAGGAGCGGCGCAAGGCGGGGGCCCGGGCGGGGATTACGGCGGTGCGGGAAGCGGAGGTGTTGAAGGCTTGGAAGGTGAAGGCGAAAGGGTGATCTGTATCGGACGCGCATTTTTAGAAGTGGTGGCTTTCAACAGCCGCAGGGCTGGTCAAGTCGCAATTGCGTACTGCCGGGCATGACAGGCGCGATGCTTTCTATTATTGCGTTGATATAGCGGGGCCCGGCAGTCGACTTCGACTCATAGCGGACGTTTCGTAGGGTGGTGGTGAGCGTAGCGAACCCCACCGCTGTGTGGTCGCAACTGCGGCTATCCTCAAAGGGTGCAGGCGGCTGAGAATCTGAAGGTGGGGTACCCTCACCTACGCGCTGCACGGAGTGCGATCAACCGGTTTTTTGGCGTCGCAACGCCGGCTCGTGACTCGAGTCAGGAAGACGATTGGATTGGATCCTTCACAAATTTCAGGAGTAATTGCCATGCTGAATGCAAAGTCTGTCACAGCGGCGCTCGTCGTCGCGTTCGTCTCGATGCCTGTTTTCGCAGGTTCGGTCGTGGATTTGACGCAAAACAACTATGTGACATGGATCAGCAAAAGTGTCTGCGTGAACGACGCTGGAGAGCTGTTGCCGGTCGATCCGTACCAGGGATGTCCGCCCAATGCGGGCATCCGCAAAATTCAAATCGGCGACCCGCTGCCTTATGCCAATATCGATCAAGGCGGTTTCCAACGCAGCGATTCATATCCGGTGTACGACAAGCTTCGCGCTCCCGTCTTCATGCACACGTTCGATTACTCGCCTTTCGGCGAATTCAATCTGTATGACGGATCCGACGGTTATGACGTCTTTAAGGTGCTCAACGGATTCGTTTCGGCCGTGAATACTCGGGATGGCGGCGGATATGGGCAAACCTTCTTCGGTGCCGGTTGCTCCCAGGGCGACGGCTGGCGACTCTTCCCGGCTACGAATTTTCTGTCGGTCAACGAACAGCAAACCGTATCGCAGATTTCAGGGGTGTATTGGGAGCAAACCGGACAGTCGTTTCCGGGTGGCTGCCCTACCCGCTATGGTTCAACCATAACGACCTATCAATGGGTTCAGGGCAAGTCTTTTGGTGGTGTCGCCGGTCGTCCAACGAAAACGATGGACACTTTGATGGTGACTCATATCTCGAGCAACATCGAACGTTTCTACTTTACCCGCGAATACGGTTTGACTCGTTGGGAAGCATGGAATGAAATCGCTCCCACGCCTGCTCCGACGCCGTATTGCAGTGGGCCTCAATCGATCGTTGTGAAGGATAAACCGTATTACTACGCCGATTGTCGGGACTGGTCGGCCACCATCGCATTACAGACATCCAAGGTGCAGCCCTGGCCGCTGGTCAATGCCAATCTTTTGCAATACGCACACTTCAATCAGAGTGGTTTTGTCGACCACAACCAGGTGCAAGGATACTGGCATCGGTTTTATCCGCCTGCTGGCCCAGTCTTGAATTGGAGCGCTTCGGTTTCCGTTACGGGTGGCGATAACCGCTACGGTTCGGGAACAGCCTATCTCGCCATGAATTGTGGCTCGACGCAATGCCCGCCTCCGGGGACGCAAGCTGTCTACCAAGACATTCCGATCGAAAAGTTTTGCAGCCAATGCAGTTATCTCTACGGGGTCAATGCGCGCCGCGAGGCCGGCGACGGAGATTTGTATCTCGCACTGCAAGTGGTCCGCAACGGCGTGGTTGTTTGGCAGGATGTGACGGGCAAGCACTTGGCGCCGGATAATGGTTTCGGCGGATATGCGCAGGCAGACTCGGTCGTCAGGTCTTCTGCATTCGTGTCGAACGTGGTGAATCTGCCATCTTTGGCTGGAATGAGAAGCCCAAATGCTTTCGTGAGGTTCCTGATCCTTCCCGGTGCTCCGAACAATTTCAATATCGTCGATGCTTACGTCAATCCTTTGCCGACGACGCAGACGCGAATCGGAATTCCGTAAACGAACAAAAGCCGTAAGGTGGATGCGATGTTGTAGGGTGCATAAGCGAAGCGTCATGCACCTTCTTCAACGATACGGCGATTGCGATGTCTGCGGCGCATGACGCCTTCGGCTTATGCGCCCTACGTGTCTGCAATCAAAGTTGTTCCCGTGAGATCTATTTCGTACTCGATAATCCACGCGGTAACGTACCTTCTACCAATCAACCCGCATCGCCCCCGCTTCGGCAAGCGGGGTTGTCCGCGTCTGGCAGGGTGAGATAGCTGATCGAGCGAGGGGCGAGCCGGATCGCACGCCCGTTGGCGACGCGCGCGCCGGCGGCAGGTGCGGCGGTGGGGTCGCCGTTGAAGCGTCGGCCATTCATTCGCACGTCGCGTGCATCCAGAGACGTTGCCGTGAAGGTGCGCACGATGGCGGGATGATCGAATGTCAGGCGTACCGCTTCGTCTCCGGGCACGATGGCCACCACCGCGACGCCGCCTTGCGATCCGCGCAGGCAGTGGGCGTAGAGATGCGATCGAGATGGCGGTGCGAGCACCTGCGGGCCCATCAGCCGCTGCCACCACCAGGCCATCCAGTAGTTCGGTCTGGGCGCCAGCGATCGAGGGTCGACCAATGCGTAATCGCCCGCATCCAGCGTGTTGTGGGCGACGACGCGAACATCGCGTCGCGCCAGCCGGCCGAGCTGGTCGACGAAGCGGAAACTGTCGCGGAAGGTCGCGGCCCAGGCACTGCCGCCGCAGGCGGCCTGCGCGGTTTCGGTCAGCCAGATCGGCAATCCAGGCGCATGCCGGTCGCGCATGTCCGCATAAAACCGATGGTCGGCGTCGGTGCGCACAAGCCATTCCTCGCTCAACGCTTCCGCTGCGGAAACCTGGTTGCCGTATTCGGCGCAGCGCGGGGAGAGCGCGCCGTAGAAGTGATAGCTCACCGCATCGACCAGCCCTGCGGAGGCCATGAACAATGCTTCCGGCGGAAGATCGCCGCCGCGCCCGGACGTGCTGTGGCCGAGGACCGGGACGCCCGGAAGTCGCCGGGCCGCGAAGGCGCGGAAGGTGGCCAGATCGTGCGCATAGCCGGTCGCCGAGTAGCCTGCGGGGAGTTTTCCGAGTCCCGGCAGATTGGGTTCGTTGATGAACTCGACCGCCGCGATCTTGCCGCCGTACTGCAGGGTCAGATCGACCAGGCGATCAGCCTGCTCCGGCTGCCAGTGCCCCAGCGCATCCCGCGTTCCCTGGCTCCCCGGAAAAGACAGCAGCAGGGTCAGGTCCGCGGCATTGGCGAAGGCGATCAGGTCGCGCCATCGCTCGGGCCGCAGGACCTGCCCGAAGCCCTGCGGCGGCGATTCGCCTGCGGCTTCACCGGGGAGAGACACATAGGTGCTGTTCGCCCACGTGCCGCTGACGCGGAGGATGGCCGGGGACAGTCCACGCGCGAGTTGGAGCAGTCGCGGATCGGTGAGGTCCACGGGCTTGCGCGGCGCATAGCGTCGTTGCTGTGGATCGTCGTAGGGCGCCCAGAACTCGCCGCCGGTGATTGCCGCCATCTCGATGTTGAAGGAGAGATAGCGCGGATCGGTTCGGGCGATCGGCGCCCAGTCGCCCGGACGGAGCGTCGGCGCATCGGCCGAACGCCCGCCCGCCTGCGCTGCGGTCGCTGCCGCCATCAACAGGATCGCCGCCGACGCGGTGCGGAATCGGAACAACATCGTGCTCACGCTTGGGATCGATGAAGATTCATTCTCGATCAATGTCGTTTGCGTGAGGCCGTGCACGTCTCTGCCCTCACGCCCCGCAACACTTCTTGAATTTCTTCCCGCTGCCGCACGGGCATGGATCGTTGCGGTCGGGTTTCGCCTCGCGCTTCAACTGCGTGCGCGGGGTGAGTGCGTCGATGCGATGGTTGTGCAGGTCGGCGAGCATCGCCGGCAGTTCGATGATGATGCCCAGGCGTTCTTCGTAGCCGAGCGGGGCCGGTTCGGCTTCCGGGTCTTCGCCGAGGATTTCGCCGCTGGCGAGCCGGTCGAGGAAAGTGAAGATCTCGTCGATCCAGTCGTGTTCGTCCAGCCATGCGTCCCATGCGGTTTCGCGCAGTTCCACGCCACGGAAGAAGCCGTAGGCCCAGTCGCGGCCGATGTCCAGGGCGTCGTCGCTGTGTTCGGACGGATCCTCGGGCAGCCACAGCAGCGGCGCGAGATGGTCGGGCACATCCGCGCCGTGGCGCACGCGTTGTTCGATCATCCGCCAGTGCGCCGACAGCAGCGTGTCGACCTCGGTCGCTTCGTCCGCATCCCAGCGCGGCGGTTTGCCGCCCCATACCACCGGCTGCCATTCTTCGGGCGGCACCGTCTCCGGCGACACCGCCAGCGCGGACAGGAAGCCGTCCAGCGCCTCCAGGTTGAAGCCCTTGAACGGCACCGCGCGGGTGTCGAGCAGGTCGGACAGGCGGTCGAGCTGGGCGTCGTCGAGCAGAGTGGAGGCGGACATGGCGGGCACGGCGAAGGGAAACGGTCGATAGGGTAATCCACTCCGACAGGCGCAACCGCCAAGCCGGATCAA from Lysobacter sp. harbors:
- the icd gene encoding isocitrate dehydrogenase (NADP(+)), with translation MVDFTPTAPAGGARITKSPTGLNVPDRPIIPFIEGDGTGPDIWRASVRVLDAAVAKAYGGQRKLEWMEVLAGEKAFNATGNWLPDATVEACREYLVSIKGPLTTPVGGGIRSLNVALRQMLDLYVCLRPVRWFEGVPSPVKKPGDVDMVIFRENTEDIYAGIEFEPGSADAQKILDFLEKEFPKGFDKIRFGTKAKGDAWNKALEGIGAPARDLPVQVGVGIKPVSYLGTERLVHSAIGYAIQNKRKSVTLVHKGNIMKFTEGAFRDFGYQVARDFYGAVELDGGPWHVIPEGKPGAGLIIKDAIADAFLQQILLRPREYDVSATLNLNGDYLSDALAAQVGGIGIAPGANINYVTGHAVFEATHGTAPKYADLDKVNPGSVILSGEMMLRYLGWTEAADAIIKAMDGAIASKNVTYDFARLMEGATEVKCSGFADEIIKHL
- a CDS encoding NAD-dependent epimerase/dehydratase family protein, with the protein product MNLDRRDLLKLGALAFAAVTTRAHAMTEDNVAAPRAAKALDLLILGGTGLTGPHQVRYALARGHRVTIFNRGRKQPEWLGQVEQLLGDRDTSDYASIEAEVAKGRRWDAVIDNPSSVPAWIRDAANVLKGHVGGYTMISSISAYAENETPGQDETAALATFEGDALKETNASLRADMTKYAGLKAAAEAETRKHFGDRTTIVRPGLIVGPGDDTDRFTYWLLRLARGGEVLCPGDGRDPVTFIDARDLGEWMIRLAENNTRGVFNAFGPDYDLDMAALLYGIRASTTQGAKLTFVPADFLEAQNVSAWGDMPVWVPNSGDSAGFHTRSNAKAVSAGLTFRSIADTTAATLAWFAAQPEERRKAGARAGITAVREAEVLKAWKVKAKG
- a CDS encoding UPF0149 family protein produces the protein MSASTLLDDAQLDRLSDLLDTRAVPFKGFNLEALDGFLSALAVSPETVPPEEWQPVVWGGKPPRWDADEATEVDTLLSAHWRMIEQRVRHGADVPDHLAPLLWLPEDPSEHSDDALDIGRDWAYGFFRGVELRETAWDAWLDEHDWIDEIFTFLDRLASGEILGEDPEAEPAPLGYEERLGIIIELPAMLADLHNHRIDALTPRTQLKREAKPDRNDPCPCGSGKKFKKCCGA